From the genome of Brevibacterium sp. JSBI002, one region includes:
- a CDS encoding pyridoxal phosphate-dependent aminotransferase, with amino-acid sequence MTGWRCGFVIGSQDFIAPMALLQEGLTSSLPGFVQEAAVAAIEGPQTAVEEMVASYARRRELMVERINVIEGLSLLRPAATFYAWVNVSEWGLDSWELATQLLEKHNLATIPGSAFGPAGEGYLRLTFAVSDETINTACDRLEAFAAAR; translated from the coding sequence ATGACCGGCTGGAGGTGCGGTTTCGTCATCGGTTCGCAAGATTTCATCGCGCCGATGGCACTGTTGCAGGAGGGCCTGACCTCGAGTTTGCCCGGGTTCGTCCAGGAGGCCGCCGTCGCCGCGATTGAGGGGCCGCAGACCGCTGTCGAGGAGATGGTCGCCTCGTATGCCAGGCGGCGTGAGCTCATGGTCGAACGCATCAACGTCATCGAGGGCTTGAGTCTGCTGCGCCCTGCGGCGACGTTCTATGCCTGGGTGAATGTCTCCGAGTGGGGTTTGGACTCGTGGGAGTTGGCGACTCAGCTGCTCGAGAAGCACAATCTCGCGACGATCCCCGGTTCGGCCTTCGGCCCGGCCGGCGAAGGCTACCTGCGTCTGACTTTCGCGGTGTCGGACGAGACCATCAACACGGCGTGCGACCGGTTGGAGGCGTTCGCCGCAGCTCGATGA
- a CDS encoding pyridoxal phosphate-dependent aminotransferase translates to MTDTHPRISPMAASYPASSIRKMFNLALDFPDAVKLTVGEPDFTTPEHIKAAGIRAIEHDNTRYVANAGIPELRAAIARKYSTRWNRSIEPANVMVSFGAMEALTFALDVTVSPGDEVIIPDPSFPNYLGQVHRLGGVAVSVPVTEDNDFKLRAEDVRSVITARTAAVIINSPSNPLGSVMDRADLEQIAALADEHGFTVISDEVYDEMVFEAEYTSIAEVKPSTAEAGG, encoded by the coding sequence ATGACGGACACGCACCCTCGCATCTCCCCCATGGCCGCTTCCTACCCGGCGTCGAGCATCCGCAAGATGTTCAATCTCGCGCTCGACTTCCCCGACGCCGTGAAGCTGACCGTCGGCGAGCCGGACTTCACCACCCCGGAGCACATCAAGGCCGCGGGCATCCGCGCGATCGAGCACGACAACACCCGCTACGTCGCGAACGCCGGCATCCCCGAGCTGCGGGCCGCAATCGCGCGGAAGTACTCGACTCGGTGGAATCGCAGCATCGAGCCCGCGAACGTCATGGTCTCCTTCGGCGCGATGGAAGCACTCACCTTCGCCCTCGATGTCACCGTCTCCCCCGGTGACGAGGTCATCATCCCCGACCCCAGCTTCCCGAACTATCTGGGGCAGGTGCACCGCCTCGGCGGGGTTGCGGTGTCCGTTCCCGTCACCGAGGACAACGATTTCAAACTCCGCGCCGAGGATGTCCGCTCAGTGATCACAGCCAGGACCGCCGCCGTGATCATCAACAGTCCGTCGAACCCTTTGGGTTCGGTCATGGATCGGGCCGACCTCGAGCAGATCGCTGCGCTGGCCGATGAGCATGGGTTCACCGTCATCTCCGATGAGGTCTATGACGAGATGGTCTTCGAGGCGGAATACACCTCCATCGCCGAGGTGAAACCATCCACCGCCGAGGCGGGGGGCTGA
- a CDS encoding NAD(P)/FAD-dependent oxidoreductase, whose amino-acid sequence MSYFNGEASHWLAASPADDVDPAPLPREKQDLVIVGGGLTGLWSAYYARQAHPDWAITIIEARHIGYGASGRNGGWLSTLLPGNRTKFAEAVDRARKDDPTGPVGSAGLDGVASVSAFQSALFDSINEVLDVCETEGIDAHQVRGGHIDIAQSEAGLSRLRDLEAGNEQFGYGPEDMQFLDAEATRARINVDGALGSLYFPGTAAIDPALLTRGLGHVLREQGVTICEATSARHIRKNSVATDRGPVRADTIFVCLEGYSDTVGGDLPGLQGRQVIPVFSSMIATEPLPDDAWASIGWEGRECLGDTAHTFIYAQRTADGRIALGGRGAPYAFRSGLPGDGEVPAEVVDLLAGRLSSLFPDLEFEVAHAWRGALGVTRDWCAGIFFDPTQRIGVARGYAGHGVTATHLAAKTLLDRAAGTSSPLTALPWNDHFSGQWEPEPIRWLGIRSMYKIFGLADAWESATGAKKTSLLAGFGSRLAGLHE is encoded by the coding sequence GTGTCCTACTTCAATGGTGAAGCCTCACACTGGCTGGCGGCCTCCCCCGCCGACGACGTCGACCCCGCACCGCTGCCACGAGAGAAACAAGATCTCGTCATCGTCGGCGGCGGACTGACCGGCCTGTGGTCGGCTTATTACGCCAGGCAGGCCCACCCCGATTGGGCGATCACCATTATCGAGGCCCGCCACATCGGCTACGGCGCCTCCGGCCGCAACGGCGGATGGCTCTCTACCCTGCTGCCGGGCAATCGCACCAAGTTCGCCGAGGCGGTCGACCGTGCCCGGAAGGACGATCCCACCGGGCCGGTCGGCTCGGCAGGGCTCGACGGCGTGGCCAGCGTCAGCGCATTCCAGTCCGCACTCTTCGACTCCATCAACGAGGTCCTCGACGTCTGCGAGACCGAGGGCATCGATGCCCACCAAGTCCGCGGCGGTCATATCGACATCGCTCAATCGGAGGCCGGCTTGTCCCGGCTGCGCGATCTTGAGGCCGGCAATGAGCAGTTCGGATACGGGCCCGAGGATATGCAGTTCCTCGACGCCGAGGCGACTCGTGCCCGCATCAACGTCGACGGGGCGCTCGGCAGCCTCTACTTCCCCGGTACCGCCGCCATCGATCCTGCACTGCTCACCCGGGGACTCGGCCACGTGCTCAGGGAACAGGGCGTGACCATCTGTGAGGCCACCTCGGCGAGGCATATCCGAAAGAATTCGGTCGCCACGGACCGCGGGCCGGTGCGCGCGGACACGATCTTCGTGTGTCTCGAGGGTTATTCGGACACGGTCGGCGGCGACCTGCCGGGCCTGCAGGGACGGCAGGTCATCCCGGTGTTCTCGTCGATGATCGCGACCGAGCCGCTGCCGGACGACGCGTGGGCGTCGATCGGCTGGGAGGGGCGCGAATGCCTCGGCGATACGGCGCACACGTTCATCTACGCCCAGCGCACGGCCGATGGCCGGATCGCGCTCGGCGGCCGTGGGGCACCCTATGCTTTCCGGTCGGGTCTGCCCGGTGACGGTGAGGTCCCCGCCGAGGTGGTCGACCTGTTGGCCGGGCGCCTGTCCTCGCTCTTCCCGGACCTCGAGTTCGAGGTTGCGCATGCCTGGCGCGGTGCGCTCGGGGTGACCAGAGACTGGTGCGCCGGCATCTTCTTCGACCCGACACAGCGCATCGGAGTGGCCCGCGGCTATGCCGGGCACGGGGTGACGGCGACTCATCTGGCGGCGAAGACCCTGCTCGATCGGGCCGCCGGGACATCGAGTCCGCTTACAGCGCTGCCGTGGAACGACCACTTCTCCGGACAGTGGGAGCCCGAACCGATTCGGTGGTTGGGCATCCGGTCGATGTACAAGATCTTCGGCCTCGCCGATGCGTGGGAGTCAGCGACCGGGGCGAAGAAGACAAGCTTGCTCGCCGGATTCGGTTCTCGGCTGGCTGGCCTGCACGAGTAG
- a CDS encoding pyridoxal phosphate-dependent aminotransferase gives MKTARRLDNLGTETAFRVAQAAADWKAKGNEVFPFHLGDLNFPLAPHIVEAMEQAIRDGKTGYCPGPGIPELREALADDIGSRRGMTIDPAEVVVTTGGKPVITKFLQAVMNPGEGVLYPNPGFPIYESQIEYLGGTALPYRYVPTSDGFAIDLDHLRASIDENTTAIIYNDLQNPISAESTPGEREAIAAIAQEFDLWVLSDEAYFEMRYRGKSQSIAALPGMRERTVILYTFSKKYAMTGSRLGCAVAPKEVAEAISLMNTNDESCTNQYVQWAGIAALRGPQGPVGQMLEVLRKRRDATCRLINEIPGMSVATPGSTFYVFPDVTEAMESKGIATLADFSTEALHATGVSFCTREHFGSPQPGEDRSYIRLAYSGIDETAITRGLGRLKEWIEAGR, from the coding sequence ATGAAGACCGCTCGCCGTTTGGACAACCTCGGCACCGAGACCGCTTTCCGCGTGGCCCAGGCCGCCGCCGATTGGAAGGCGAAGGGCAACGAGGTCTTCCCGTTCCACCTCGGCGATCTCAATTTCCCGCTCGCTCCTCACATCGTCGAGGCGATGGAGCAGGCGATCCGCGACGGCAAGACCGGCTACTGCCCTGGGCCGGGGATTCCCGAACTGCGGGAGGCGCTCGCCGATGACATCGGCTCGCGGCGCGGAATGACGATCGACCCCGCCGAGGTGGTCGTGACCACCGGTGGCAAGCCCGTGATCACGAAATTCCTCCAAGCCGTGATGAACCCAGGTGAAGGCGTGCTCTACCCGAATCCGGGCTTCCCGATCTACGAATCCCAGATCGAATATCTGGGCGGTACGGCCCTGCCCTACCGATATGTTCCGACCTCCGACGGCTTTGCCATCGACCTCGACCACCTGCGGGCATCGATCGATGAGAACACGACGGCCATCATCTACAACGACCTGCAGAACCCGATCTCGGCAGAGTCCACCCCGGGCGAGCGTGAGGCCATCGCCGCGATTGCGCAGGAATTCGACCTGTGGGTGCTCTCAGACGAGGCGTACTTCGAGATGCGCTATCGCGGGAAGTCCCAGTCGATCGCCGCGCTGCCGGGCATGCGGGAGCGCACCGTCATCCTCTACACCTTCTCGAAGAAGTACGCGATGACAGGGTCGCGGCTCGGCTGCGCGGTGGCGCCGAAGGAGGTCGCCGAGGCGATCTCGCTGATGAACACCAACGACGAATCGTGCACGAACCAGTACGTGCAGTGGGCAGGGATCGCTGCCCTGCGCGGACCGCAGGGGCCGGTGGGGCAGATGTTGGAGGTGCTGCGCAAACGGCGCGATGCCACCTGTCGACTCATCAATGAGATCCCCGGCATGAGTGTGGCGACACCGGGCTCGACGTTCTACGTCTTCCCCGATGTCACCGAGGCGATGGAGTCGAAGGGGATCGCGACTCTGGCGGACTTCTCCACCGAGGCGCTGCATGCCACGGGTGTCTCGTTCTGCACCCGCGAGCACTTCGGCTCACCGCAGCCCGGGGAGGACCGGTCCTATATCCGACTGGCCTATTCGGGTATTGATGAAACCGCGATCACTCGCGGCCTGGGCCGTCTTAAGGAGTGGATCGAAGCGGGGCGGTAG
- a CDS encoding acyl-CoA thioesterase: protein MHFFRMILHLLRSHRRSARDIWDTYSLPMRVHLGEIDIFMHLNNGKYLSIMDLGRLDMMVRSGAWQAMRERGWTGVVSAETISFRKSLKLWQRYNLETKVCGIDERTVFFEQRMVVDGEIFARAYVATRLISDDRPLTRDALIEAFGMPENEPELPDWIHDWRRDNALPSTRRPAWSSWT from the coding sequence ATGCACTTCTTCCGCATGATCCTGCACCTGCTGAGGTCCCACCGACGATCCGCGCGCGACATCTGGGACACCTACTCCCTCCCCATGCGCGTCCACCTGGGCGAGATCGACATATTCATGCATCTCAACAATGGCAAGTACCTCTCGATCATGGACCTGGGACGACTCGACATGATGGTGCGCAGCGGAGCATGGCAGGCGATGCGTGAGCGCGGATGGACCGGCGTCGTCAGCGCCGAGACCATCAGCTTCCGCAAATCGCTGAAACTCTGGCAGCGCTACAACCTCGAGACCAAGGTCTGCGGAATCGACGAGCGCACCGTGTTCTTCGAACAGCGCATGGTCGTCGACGGCGAGATCTTCGCCCGAGCCTATGTCGCCACTCGCCTGATCTCCGATGACCGGCCGCTCACCAGGGACGCCCTCATCGAGGCCTTCGGGATGCCGGAGAACGAACCCGAACTGCCCGACTGGATCCACGATTGGCGCCGTGACAACGCGCTGCCGAGCACCCGCCGGCCCGCCTGGAGCAGCTGGACATAA
- the lgt gene encoding prolipoprotein diacylglyceryl transferase, protein MHLGPVTSSASAIPHDISAAIPSPSISSFQLGPLTIHFYALCILVGIIIAIVLTNRRLTKRGVEDWQVLDIATLAVPMAIVFARIYHVITHYTDYFGPGRNPWNPFEPGSVWAIWEGGIAIFGSLIGGTLGAWIMCRRLGLKLTTLLDALAPGLILAQACGRFGNWFNQELFGLPTTLPWGLEIDPGNPAIPLGTPPGTLFHPTFLYEVIWNSLGALVLLYLGRKVFFQWGRLFAVYLMWYGAGRIVWESIRLDPSFVILGLRTNVWGAIGAVALGVAIMLIQWKRHPEPEESPFIPGREPEPAKD, encoded by the coding sequence ATGCACCTCGGCCCAGTCACCTCCAGCGCGTCCGCGATTCCGCACGACATCTCGGCGGCAATCCCCAGCCCATCCATCTCGAGCTTCCAACTCGGACCGCTGACGATCCACTTCTATGCGCTGTGCATCCTCGTCGGCATCATCATCGCCATCGTGCTGACGAACCGTCGACTGACCAAGCGCGGCGTCGAGGACTGGCAGGTACTCGACATCGCAACGCTGGCCGTGCCGATGGCCATCGTCTTCGCCCGCATCTACCACGTCATCACGCACTACACCGACTACTTCGGCCCCGGCCGCAACCCGTGGAACCCGTTCGAACCCGGCTCGGTTTGGGCGATCTGGGAGGGCGGCATCGCGATCTTCGGTTCCCTCATCGGCGGCACGCTGGGTGCATGGATCATGTGCCGCCGCCTCGGCCTCAAACTCACCACTCTGCTCGACGCCCTGGCACCGGGTCTCATCCTCGCTCAGGCCTGCGGACGATTCGGCAACTGGTTCAACCAGGAGCTCTTCGGCCTGCCCACCACCCTGCCCTGGGGCCTCGAGATCGATCCCGGCAACCCAGCAATCCCGCTGGGCACTCCCCCTGGCACCCTCTTCCATCCAACGTTCCTCTACGAGGTCATCTGGAACAGCCTCGGCGCTCTCGTCCTGCTCTACCTCGGCCGCAAGGTCTTCTTCCAGTGGGGGCGCCTCTTCGCCGTCTACCTCATGTGGTACGGCGCCGGCCGCATCGTCTGGGAGTCCATCCGCCTCGATCCGAGCTTCGTCATCCTCGGCCTGCGCACCAACGTGTGGGGCGCGATCGGCGCCGTCGCTCTCGGCGTGGCGATCATGCTCATCCAGTGGAAGCGCCACCCCGAGCCCGAAGAATCACCGTTCATCCCCGGACGCGAACCCGAACCCGCGAAAGACTGA
- a CDS encoding HNH endonuclease signature motif containing protein produces the protein MTFTPDRKRRKSGKRDRRAAADSRGGASRRPPTNITPADLVGTSSQNAHAPEDTAQAQPEETSDPATLAEQLKAAGLDLSGHHFAEVFEALDPVSTDDDAAIDNAPIADDEQMDEDTSALDAGQPSKTVTTSSRDNSRDTVDPAKSTGLDPNAKTDSTAHADPTSLFETTEQISSTTQPASADPASPANTSASVAAEPEAGTDPQRPTSLHPILTDAAWNDLLASAPEITDSIASLTGLVGGLRAFDRPMGPNEALQVIDGAEALRRLSESLSTLALAVYERVGTPKDSGAKSTKALIQERLNLSGREANRRARLAENLGGRVALDGQPLEPEHPLVAEQLHLGTLPAEHLTVIEDCLKALPAWVDHETKSRVETDLVKYAKSVTVSELRDIFRRMLALIDPDGAEPLDPSDRSAYFITARPKRNGDWRLEGVLDPVAGSELHGLLTSRIQSAKGTTSTIAEPTDSEADEGEREDAPSLAPNAGPDQTPASGGLGQTFDEQRFEPLDAVLTGDRFDAPPWAVIEATGDNKAESADPAANRAVPAGHGVRANGSAVDLMSEQPSAKAWIYERFATLISRISMKEAAKGSPYALVVTAKASDIANGIGEATTGSGDRFPMGDVARRGLEGTVFFHLMDEKARTVEVCTEQRFANKKQTAIVTARDRGCVFPGCDAPAGWCDVNHVVPHALGGKTDINNMCLLCSFHHHLMDRSDWEVFMLGDGRPAWRPPESTDPARVPILHSRFITDDIIDGLFGT, from the coding sequence ATGACCTTCACCCCCGACCGCAAGCGACGCAAGTCAGGAAAGCGCGACCGCCGCGCCGCCGCTGACTCGCGCGGTGGGGCGAGCAGAAGACCGCCGACGAACATCACACCGGCAGACCTCGTGGGCACCTCTTCTCAGAATGCCCACGCACCCGAGGACACCGCGCAAGCACAACCCGAAGAAACATCGGACCCCGCAACACTGGCCGAACAGCTAAAGGCGGCCGGGCTCGACCTCAGCGGCCACCACTTCGCCGAGGTGTTCGAGGCCCTTGACCCAGTTTCGACCGACGATGACGCAGCCATTGACAATGCGCCGATAGCCGACGACGAACAAATGGACGAAGACACGTCGGCTCTCGATGCAGGACAACCAAGCAAAACCGTCACGACCTCCAGCAGAGATAATTCGAGAGATACCGTCGATCCGGCGAAATCCACAGGGCTCGATCCGAACGCCAAGACTGACTCGACCGCACATGCAGACCCGACCTCATTGTTCGAAACAACCGAGCAGATCAGCTCAACCACGCAGCCCGCCTCCGCTGATCCTGCCAGCCCGGCCAACACAAGCGCCTCTGTCGCCGCTGAGCCTGAGGCTGGAACTGATCCTCAACGACCAACCTCGCTGCACCCGATCCTCACCGACGCCGCCTGGAACGACCTGCTTGCGAGCGCTCCCGAAATCACCGACTCGATCGCCTCCCTGACCGGACTGGTCGGAGGTCTTCGTGCATTCGACCGGCCGATGGGACCGAACGAGGCCCTGCAGGTCATCGATGGGGCCGAGGCGCTGCGTCGACTCAGTGAATCTCTGTCCACCCTGGCACTGGCCGTCTACGAACGCGTCGGCACGCCTAAGGACAGTGGTGCCAAGTCGACCAAGGCGCTCATCCAGGAACGCCTCAACCTCTCAGGGCGAGAAGCGAACCGCCGGGCAAGGCTCGCAGAGAATCTCGGCGGACGAGTCGCACTCGACGGACAACCCCTTGAGCCCGAACACCCGCTCGTCGCCGAGCAGCTCCACCTCGGCACCCTACCCGCGGAGCACCTCACCGTCATCGAAGACTGCCTCAAGGCACTGCCCGCGTGGGTGGACCACGAGACGAAGTCCCGTGTGGAGACCGACCTCGTGAAGTACGCGAAATCGGTGACTGTGAGCGAGCTCCGCGACATCTTCCGTCGGATGCTCGCTCTCATCGACCCCGATGGTGCCGAGCCGCTCGACCCCAGCGATCGTTCCGCCTACTTCATCACTGCCCGGCCCAAGCGCAATGGAGACTGGAGACTGGAGGGTGTGCTCGATCCTGTGGCGGGATCCGAACTGCACGGACTGCTGACCTCGCGGATCCAATCCGCGAAAGGCACCACATCGACAATCGCAGAACCCACCGACTCCGAGGCGGACGAAGGCGAGCGCGAAGACGCTCCCTCACTCGCCCCAAACGCCGGGCCAGACCAGACTCCCGCTAGTGGCGGCCTCGGCCAGACCTTCGACGAGCAACGGTTCGAACCTCTCGATGCCGTCCTTACCGGAGATCGTTTCGATGCACCTCCATGGGCTGTCATCGAGGCCACCGGAGACAACAAAGCCGAATCCGCGGATCCCGCTGCCAACCGTGCCGTTCCTGCCGGTCACGGGGTCCGCGCCAATGGTTCGGCCGTCGATCTCATGAGCGAGCAGCCCAGTGCGAAGGCCTGGATCTACGAACGTTTCGCCACTCTCATTTCGCGCATCAGCATGAAGGAAGCCGCCAAAGGTTCGCCTTACGCCCTGGTCGTCACAGCAAAAGCGTCCGACATTGCCAACGGCATCGGCGAAGCCACCACAGGCTCCGGCGACCGCTTCCCGATGGGCGACGTCGCTCGGCGCGGCCTCGAAGGCACCGTCTTCTTCCACCTGATGGACGAAAAGGCTCGCACGGTGGAAGTCTGCACGGAACAGCGCTTCGCAAACAAGAAGCAGACCGCAATCGTCACCGCCAGGGATCGCGGATGCGTGTTCCCCGGTTGCGACGCACCGGCGGGGTGGTGCGACGTGAACCATGTTGTGCCGCACGCCCTGGGCGGCAAGACCGACATCAACAACATGTGCCTGCTGTGCTCCTTCCACCACCACTTGATGGACCGCTCCGACTGGGAAGTCTTCATGCTCGGCGACGGACGGCCGGCATGGCGACCGCCCGAAAGCACCGACCCTGCTCGCGTCCCGATCCTACACTCACGATTCATCACAGACGACATCATCGACGGCCTCTTCGGAACGTAG
- a CDS encoding LysR family transcriptional regulator, producing the protein MALDFTLVQLRYFQEVARRENMTEAAKQLNVTQSAISTAMAQLERTIGLDLFIRQRNRSVVLSPAGKRFLSEVTPFLEASDNLGETALGLSRRLSGDLTVGVFSPIAPTRLPLIHSEFEKRYPDVRINYLEANLQELQAAVIAGDCDLALTYTLGMTDRFDRFLIDVVKPHVLVSLDHHLGGGGKRPRPIHLRELADENYIQLDLPFSTQYYDELFRIAGVEPIVRHTFAGYETVRSFVAMGHGYSLLSQSVSSGTYIGSKTVDVPLLDDFPSIDLAIVWPKELRLSKRARAFCELTLEILGT; encoded by the coding sequence ATGGCCCTTGATTTCACCCTGGTGCAGCTGCGCTATTTCCAGGAGGTCGCCAGGCGGGAGAACATGACCGAGGCGGCGAAGCAGCTCAACGTCACCCAGTCGGCGATCTCGACGGCGATGGCGCAGCTTGAGCGGACCATCGGCCTCGACCTTTTCATCCGACAGCGCAATCGTTCGGTGGTGCTCTCGCCTGCCGGGAAGCGATTCCTCTCAGAGGTCACACCTTTCCTCGAAGCCTCCGACAACCTCGGCGAGACTGCGTTGGGCCTCTCACGTCGTCTCAGTGGAGACCTCACGGTCGGAGTCTTCTCGCCGATCGCGCCCACCCGCCTGCCGCTCATCCACAGCGAATTCGAGAAGCGCTACCCGGATGTTCGGATCAACTACCTCGAGGCGAACCTTCAGGAGCTGCAAGCCGCTGTCATCGCCGGCGACTGCGATCTCGCACTGACTTACACGCTGGGAATGACCGATCGCTTCGATCGCTTCCTCATCGACGTCGTGAAGCCGCACGTCCTCGTCTCACTCGATCACCACCTCGGCGGGGGTGGGAAACGGCCGCGACCAATCCACCTGCGAGAGCTCGCAGATGAAAACTACATCCAACTGGATCTGCCGTTCAGCACTCAATACTACGACGAGCTCTTCCGGATCGCCGGCGTCGAGCCGATCGTGCGGCACACCTTTGCTGGCTACGAAACCGTGCGGTCGTTCGTGGCGATGGGGCACGGGTACTCGCTGCTGAGCCAGAGCGTGTCCTCGGGGACGTACATCGGATCGAAGACGGTGGACGTTCCGCTGCTCGACGACTTCCCGAGCATCGACCTTGCCATCGTCTGGCCGAAAGAGCTGAGGCTGAGCAAGCGTGCGCGAGCCTTCTGCGAGCTGACCTTGGAGATCCTCGGGACCTAG
- a CDS encoding MFS transporter: MSITAPTEQRTTSTKMQRKVLLGGSIGQFVEFYDFTLYGLSAVILSEYFFPDGDRITGLLVIFATFGVAFVMRPLGGLFFGALGDKVGRRKTLTITIFLVGVCTALIGILPGYAQIGWLAPTLLILARLGQGFSAGGESVGGPSFVYEHAPVAKRGLWINITLAATALPSVFAGGLILLLSTVMSDASFDSWGWRVPFLLALPLSAVGLWIRAKTDESELFKKTAAERPKEFSPIRDSFRENWVGMLQVFFVLGVTALGFYMLSAYFVTYIQTTGDLSREQSLLTNAIAMASYTIFLPIAGHLGDRFGRRPMLIAGSILLAVTSVPAFGLVTSGHMGLAFLGQTIFVLALCCYGGGCYTFFCERFSTKTRFTSAAISYNISYAALGGTAPFVGTWLVDITGVNTAPGYYMATVAAVCLVLIFVTRLPETRGRLG; encoded by the coding sequence ATGTCCATCACAGCCCCGACCGAGCAGCGAACCACGTCGACGAAGATGCAGCGGAAGGTGCTCCTGGGCGGCAGCATCGGCCAGTTCGTCGAGTTCTACGACTTCACGTTGTACGGTCTATCGGCGGTGATCCTGTCCGAGTACTTCTTTCCCGACGGCGACCGGATCACAGGTCTGCTCGTCATCTTCGCGACTTTCGGAGTCGCCTTCGTCATGCGGCCCCTCGGCGGCTTGTTCTTCGGTGCTCTCGGTGACAAGGTCGGCCGCCGCAAGACTCTGACCATCACGATCTTCCTGGTCGGTGTGTGCACGGCACTCATCGGAATCCTGCCTGGCTACGCTCAGATCGGCTGGCTCGCCCCGACCCTGCTCATCCTCGCCCGCCTCGGGCAGGGATTCTCGGCCGGCGGCGAATCCGTGGGCGGACCGTCCTTCGTCTACGAACACGCTCCCGTGGCCAAACGCGGACTGTGGATCAACATCACCTTGGCTGCGACCGCACTCCCGTCGGTCTTCGCCGGAGGCCTCATTCTGCTGCTGTCGACCGTGATGAGCGACGCGTCCTTCGACTCTTGGGGCTGGCGTGTTCCGTTCCTTCTCGCCCTGCCGCTCTCAGCCGTCGGGCTGTGGATCCGAGCGAAGACCGACGAATCTGAGCTGTTCAAGAAGACCGCCGCCGAACGCCCCAAGGAATTCAGCCCGATTCGTGACTCGTTCCGCGAGAACTGGGTCGGCATGCTCCAGGTCTTCTTCGTCCTCGGCGTCACCGCGCTCGGCTTCTACATGCTCTCGGCGTACTTCGTCACCTACATCCAGACCACCGGCGACCTCAGCCGGGAGCAGTCCCTACTGACGAACGCGATCGCCATGGCCAGCTACACGATCTTCCTGCCCATTGCCGGCCACCTCGGTGATCGATTCGGTCGCCGTCCCATGCTCATCGCGGGATCGATTCTGCTCGCAGTCACCTCGGTGCCGGCATTCGGGCTCGTGACCAGTGGGCACATGGGGCTGGCATTCCTCGGGCAGACGATCTTCGTCCTCGCGCTGTGCTGCTACGGCGGCGGCTGCTACACCTTCTTCTGTGAACGCTTCTCGACGAAGACGCGCTTCACCTCGGCCGCCATCAGCTACAACATCTCCTACGCAGCACTCGGCGGCACTGCGCCGTTCGTCGGCACCTGGCTCGTCGACATCACTGGCGTCAACACCGCGCCCGGCTACTACATGGCGACTGTCGCGGCCGTGTGCCTCGTGCTCATCTTCGTCACCCGACTGCCCGAGACCCGCGGACGGCTGGGGTGA